One genomic window of Micromonospora sp. WMMD1128 includes the following:
- the nuoK gene encoding NADH-quinone oxidoreductase subunit NuoK encodes MTPDYYLILAAVLFTIGAVGVLVRRNAIVLFMCVELMLNAANLTLVTFSRINGDLNGQIMAFFVMVVAAAEVVVGLAIIMAIFRTRRSASVDDANLLKY; translated from the coding sequence GTGACGCCGGACTACTACCTGATCCTCGCGGCGGTGCTGTTCACCATCGGCGCCGTCGGCGTGCTGGTCCGGCGCAACGCGATCGTGCTGTTCATGTGCGTCGAGCTGATGCTCAACGCGGCCAACCTGACCCTGGTCACGTTCAGCCGGATCAACGGTGACCTGAACGGCCAGATCATGGCGTTCTTCGTGATGGTGGTGGCGGCGGCCGAGGTCGTGGTCGGGCTGGCGATCATCATGGCGATCTTCCGGACCCGGCGCTCGGCCAGCGTCGACGACGCCAACCTGCTGAAGTACTGA
- a CDS encoding NADH-quinone oxidoreductase subunit J has product MTSSTVLAAAGQVSGGEEVTFWILAPLALIGALGMVWARNAVHSALWLVLTMLCLGVFYVLQAGPFIGMVQIIVYTGAIMMLFLFVLMLVGRDASDSLIETLRGQRVAAVVLGLGFAGLVGTGLYRALDGVRAAGLDQANAEGNVQGIARLLFTKYVFAFELTSALLITAAVGAMVLAHVERRREDRMDQVATMKARFRPGNYPGPKPGPGVFATSSSVATPARLPDGRLTDRGISEIMPVREMTAEETTLKGTDR; this is encoded by the coding sequence ATGACCAGTTCTACGGTGCTCGCCGCGGCGGGCCAGGTGTCCGGGGGTGAGGAGGTCACCTTCTGGATCCTCGCCCCGCTGGCCCTGATCGGGGCGCTCGGCATGGTGTGGGCCCGCAACGCGGTGCACTCCGCGCTCTGGCTGGTGCTGACCATGCTCTGCCTGGGCGTGTTCTACGTGCTCCAGGCCGGGCCGTTCATCGGCATGGTGCAGATCATCGTCTACACCGGCGCGATCATGATGCTCTTCCTGTTCGTGCTGATGCTCGTCGGCCGGGACGCGTCCGACTCGCTGATCGAGACGCTGCGCGGCCAGCGGGTCGCCGCGGTGGTGCTCGGCCTCGGCTTCGCCGGTCTGGTCGGCACCGGGCTCTACCGCGCGCTCGACGGCGTGCGGGCGGCCGGGCTCGACCAGGCCAACGCCGAGGGCAACGTGCAGGGCATCGCCCGGCTGCTCTTCACCAAGTACGTCTTCGCCTTCGAGCTGACCTCGGCGCTGCTGATCACGGCCGCGGTCGGCGCGATGGTGCTGGCGCACGTCGAGCGGCGCAGGGAGGACCGGATGGACCAGGTCGCCACCATGAAGGCGCGGTTCCGTCCGGGCAACTACCCCGGCCCGAAGCCGGGCCCGGGCGTCTTCGCCACCTCCTCCTCGGTGGCCACGCCGGCCCGCCTGCCGGACGGCCGGCTGACCGACCGTGGCATCTCGGAGATCATGCCGGTGCGCGAGATGACGGCCGAGGAGACCACGCTGAAGGGTACGGATCGGTGA
- the nuoI gene encoding NADH-quinone oxidoreductase subunit NuoI, which produces MGAITGTFKGFGVTFSHMFKKVVTTDYPFKPPVSAPRYHGRHILNRHPDGLEKCIGCELCAWACPADAIYVEGGDNTEEERFSPGERYASTYQINYARCIFCGLCIEACPTRSLTMSNEYELARDNRQDLIFTKEQLLAPLLEGMEQPPHPMRLGDSEKDYYVGALTNPGTSAGAEHSPMGPGRYQVEEHPGVTFPGAEQAAQRSEAGKGAGA; this is translated from the coding sequence GTGGGCGCGATCACCGGAACGTTCAAGGGCTTCGGGGTCACCTTCTCGCACATGTTCAAGAAGGTCGTCACCACCGACTACCCGTTCAAGCCGCCGGTCTCGGCGCCGCGCTACCACGGGCGGCACATCCTCAACCGGCACCCGGACGGGCTGGAGAAGTGCATCGGCTGCGAGCTGTGCGCCTGGGCCTGCCCGGCCGACGCGATCTACGTGGAGGGCGGCGACAACACCGAGGAGGAGCGCTTCTCCCCGGGTGAGCGGTACGCCAGCACCTACCAGATCAACTACGCCCGGTGCATCTTCTGCGGGCTCTGCATCGAGGCCTGCCCGACCCGTTCGCTGACCATGAGCAACGAGTACGAGCTGGCCCGGGACAACCGGCAGGACCTGATCTTCACGAAGGAGCAGCTGCTCGCGCCGCTGCTCGAAGGCATGGAGCAGCCGCCGCACCCGATGCGGCTGGGCGACAGCGAGAAGGACTACTACGTCGGCGCGCTCACCAACCCGGGCACCTCGGCCGGCGCCGAGCACTCGCCGATGGGCCCGGGCCGGTACCAGGTGGAGGAGCACCCCGGCGTGACCTTCCCCGGCGCCGAGCAGGCCGCGCAGCGGTCCGAGGCGGGCAAGGGAGCAGGGGCATGA
- the nuoH gene encoding NADH-quinone oxidoreductase subunit NuoH translates to MNAVYLAAQDPTLADFGKDPWWLVLGKIVFAFAFGLLATLLGVWFERRVVGRMAVRPGPNQVGPFGLLQTLADGLKMAFKEDILPRAADKVVFFFAPTISVISAVTALSVIPFGPSVSIFGHWTPLQVTDVPVAVLVILACSSMGVYGVVLGGWASGSTYPLLGGLRSTAQMISYEVAMGLSIVAVFMTAGTMSTSGIVAAQGDGTRLSLGGFELPTPGWYAILLLPSFIIFFISMVGETNRAPFDLPEAESELVAGFMTEYSSLKFALFMLSEYVAMVSMSAVTTTLFLGGWRAPWPITLWAGANDGWWPMLWFFGKVILLVFVFVWLRGTLPRLRYDQFMRFGWKVLLPINLVWILVLAGLRSIEDWQTKDRLLVTAIGAGVLLLATLFWPSRKKQPKPSPQEQADNRPYGSFPLPPMDLQVPPSPRTRRVVAEREPANVVAGSESREV, encoded by the coding sequence GTGAACGCGGTCTACCTCGCGGCGCAGGACCCGACGCTTGCGGACTTCGGCAAGGACCCGTGGTGGCTGGTCCTCGGGAAGATCGTCTTCGCGTTCGCCTTCGGCCTGCTGGCCACGCTGCTCGGCGTCTGGTTCGAGCGGCGGGTGGTCGGCCGGATGGCGGTCCGGCCCGGCCCGAACCAGGTCGGCCCGTTCGGCCTGCTCCAGACGCTCGCCGACGGCCTGAAGATGGCGTTCAAGGAGGACATCCTCCCGCGCGCCGCCGACAAGGTGGTCTTCTTCTTCGCGCCGACCATCTCGGTGATCTCCGCGGTCACCGCGCTGTCGGTGATCCCGTTCGGCCCGAGCGTGAGCATCTTCGGCCACTGGACGCCGCTCCAGGTCACCGACGTGCCGGTGGCGGTGCTGGTGATCCTGGCCTGCTCCTCGATGGGCGTCTACGGCGTCGTGCTCGGCGGCTGGGCATCCGGCTCGACGTACCCGCTGCTCGGCGGCCTCCGCTCCACCGCCCAGATGATCTCCTACGAGGTCGCCATGGGGCTCAGCATCGTGGCCGTGTTCATGACCGCCGGCACGATGTCGACGAGCGGGATCGTCGCCGCGCAGGGTGACGGCACCCGGCTGAGCCTCGGCGGGTTCGAGCTGCCCACCCCGGGCTGGTACGCGATCCTGCTGCTGCCCAGCTTCATCATCTTCTTCATCTCCATGGTCGGCGAGACCAACCGGGCGCCGTTCGACCTGCCGGAGGCGGAGTCGGAGCTGGTCGCCGGCTTCATGACCGAATACAGCTCGCTGAAGTTCGCGCTCTTCATGCTCTCCGAGTACGTGGCCATGGTGAGCATGTCCGCGGTCACCACCACGCTGTTCCTCGGCGGCTGGCGGGCCCCCTGGCCGATCACGCTGTGGGCGGGCGCCAACGACGGTTGGTGGCCGATGCTGTGGTTCTTCGGCAAGGTGATCCTGCTGGTCTTCGTGTTCGTCTGGCTGCGCGGCACGCTGCCCCGGCTCCGGTACGACCAGTTCATGCGCTTCGGCTGGAAGGTGCTGCTGCCGATCAACCTGGTCTGGATCCTGGTGCTCGCCGGGCTCCGCTCGATCGAGGACTGGCAGACGAAGGACCGGCTGCTCGTCACCGCCATCGGCGCGGGCGTGCTGCTGCTGGCCACGCTCTTCTGGCCGAGCCGGAAGAAGCAGCCGAAGCCGTCGCCGCAGGAACAGGCGGACAACCGGCCGTACGGCAGCTTCCCGCTGCCACCGATGGATCTTCAGGTTCCGCCGAGCCCGCGCACCAGGCGTGTGGTCGCCGAGCGGGAGCCGGCGAACGTCGTCGCCGGCTCCGAGTCCAGGGAGGTGTGA
- a CDS encoding NADH-quinone oxidoreductase subunit G, with product MTDVAKQTETVTLTIDGVEVTAPKGTLLIRVAEQMGTEIPRFCDHPLLAPAGACRQCLVEVEGQRKPVASCTQTVADGMVVRTQLTSPVAKKAQEGVMELLLLNHPLDCPMCDKGGECPLQNQAMSTGRTDSRFHEHKREYPKPLPISTQVLLDRERCVLCQRCTRFSEEIAGDKFIDLMGRSSHEEINIYRDDAYGEEGDEGDVPFNSYFSGNTVQICPVGALTGSQYRFRSRPFDLVSSPSVCEHCSAGCAQRTDWRRGKVLRRLAGDDPAVNEEWNCDKGRWGFQYARAFDRLTTPLVRDEKTGELREASWSEAFTRAAEGLRAARDGATGTAVLTGGRLTVEDAYAYAKFARVALHTNDIDFRARPVSREEADFLASSVAGVTDVTYADMEDAPAVVLVGLEPEEECPILFLRLRKAYLKKKLTVYAIAPFATRGLEKLGAKLARVVPGEEASVLAEHATVAEALGQPGAILIVGERLGAVPGGLSAAADVARRTGARLAWVPRRAGDRGAVDAGCLPNLLPGGRVVTEPAARAELGEAWDLPAGVIPSQAGRDTDGILAAAVDGKLGALVVAGVDPADLADPRRAEAALDAVPFLVSLELRMSAVARRADVVFPVAPVVEKAGSFLDWEGRLRTFERVLETGAMTDGRVLDAIAAQLDVRLGAGDVTSVRRELGALPRTRMDRPSAPSVEPAAVPQPGPGEAVLATWHQLVDLGSLTDGDEHLAGTARPPVVRLGKGTAEALGVADGDPVTVGTDRGAVTLPAAITEMPDGVVWLPTNSPGSTVRRSLGATSGHVVTVTAAPVAADAAARPGPLLNAGGATQ from the coding sequence ATGACGGACGTAGCCAAGCAGACCGAGACCGTCACGCTGACCATCGACGGGGTCGAGGTCACCGCGCCCAAGGGAACGCTGCTGATCCGGGTCGCCGAGCAGATGGGCACCGAGATCCCGCGCTTCTGCGACCACCCGCTGCTGGCCCCGGCCGGCGCCTGCCGGCAGTGCCTGGTGGAGGTGGAGGGCCAGCGCAAGCCGGTCGCCTCCTGCACCCAGACCGTCGCCGACGGGATGGTGGTGCGGACCCAGCTCACCTCGCCGGTCGCGAAGAAGGCCCAGGAGGGGGTGATGGAGCTGCTGCTCCTCAACCACCCCCTGGACTGCCCGATGTGCGACAAGGGCGGCGAGTGCCCGCTCCAGAACCAGGCGATGTCCACCGGCCGGACGGACTCGCGGTTCCACGAGCACAAGCGGGAGTACCCGAAGCCGCTGCCGATCAGCACCCAGGTGCTGCTCGACCGCGAGCGGTGCGTGCTCTGCCAGCGGTGCACCCGGTTCTCCGAGGAGATCGCCGGCGACAAGTTCATCGACCTGATGGGACGCTCCTCGCACGAGGAGATCAACATCTACCGGGACGACGCGTACGGGGAGGAGGGCGACGAGGGGGACGTTCCCTTCAACTCGTACTTCTCCGGCAACACCGTGCAGATCTGCCCGGTCGGCGCGCTCACCGGCTCGCAGTACCGGTTCCGGTCCCGCCCGTTCGACCTGGTCTCCTCGCCGAGCGTCTGCGAGCACTGCTCGGCCGGGTGCGCCCAGCGCACCGACTGGCGGCGGGGCAAGGTGCTGCGCCGGCTGGCCGGCGACGACCCGGCGGTGAACGAGGAGTGGAACTGCGACAAGGGCCGCTGGGGCTTCCAGTACGCTCGCGCGTTCGACCGGCTCACCACCCCGCTGGTGCGGGACGAGAAGACCGGTGAGCTGCGCGAGGCGTCCTGGAGCGAGGCGTTCACCCGGGCCGCCGAGGGGCTGCGCGCGGCCCGCGACGGCGCGACCGGCACGGCGGTGCTCACCGGCGGCCGGCTCACCGTCGAGGACGCCTACGCCTACGCCAAGTTCGCCCGGGTCGCGCTGCACACCAACGACATCGACTTCCGGGCCCGCCCGGTCTCCCGCGAGGAGGCCGACTTCCTGGCCAGCAGCGTCGCCGGGGTCACCGACGTGACCTACGCCGACATGGAGGACGCGCCCGCGGTGGTGCTCGTCGGCCTGGAGCCGGAGGAGGAGTGCCCGATCCTCTTCCTGCGGCTGCGCAAGGCGTACCTGAAGAAGAAGCTCACGGTGTACGCGATCGCGCCGTTCGCCACCCGCGGCCTGGAGAAGCTCGGGGCGAAGCTGGCCCGGGTCGTGCCCGGCGAGGAGGCGAGCGTGCTGGCCGAGCACGCCACCGTCGCCGAGGCGCTGGGCCAACCCGGCGCGATCCTGATCGTCGGCGAGCGGCTGGGCGCGGTGCCCGGCGGCCTGTCCGCCGCGGCGGACGTGGCCCGGCGTACCGGCGCCCGGCTGGCCTGGGTGCCGCGGCGCGCGGGTGACCGCGGCGCGGTCGACGCGGGCTGCCTGCCCAACCTGCTGCCCGGCGGCCGGGTGGTCACCGAGCCGGCGGCCCGCGCGGAGCTGGGCGAGGCGTGGGATCTGCCGGCCGGCGTGATCCCGAGCCAGGCCGGCCGCGACACCGACGGCATCCTCGCGGCGGCTGTCGACGGAAAACTCGGCGCCCTGGTGGTGGCCGGGGTGGACCCGGCCGACCTGGCCGACCCGCGCCGGGCCGAGGCGGCCCTGGACGCGGTGCCGTTCCTGGTCAGCCTGGAGCTGCGGATGAGCGCGGTGGCGCGGCGCGCCGACGTGGTCTTCCCGGTCGCCCCGGTGGTCGAGAAGGCCGGCAGCTTCCTCGACTGGGAGGGCCGGCTGCGCACGTTCGAGCGGGTGCTGGAGACCGGCGCGATGACGGACGGCCGGGTGCTCGACGCGATCGCCGCGCAGCTCGACGTGCGGCTCGGCGCCGGTGACGTGACGAGCGTGCGCCGGGAGTTGGGCGCGTTGCCGCGTACCCGGATGGATCGGCCGTCCGCGCCCTCGGTCGAGCCGGCGGCCGTGCCGCAGCCCGGCCCGGGCGAGGCCGTGCTGGCGACCTGGCACCAGCTCGTCGACCTGGGCAGCCTCACCGACGGCGACGAGCACCTCGCCGGCACCGCCCGCCCGCCGGTGGTCCGGCTGGGCAAGGGCACCGCCGAGGCGCTCGGCGTGGCCGACGGCGACCCGGTCACGGTCGGCACCGACCGCGGCGCGGTCACCCTGCCGGCGGCGATCACCGAGATGCCGGACGGCGTCGTCTGGCTGCCGACCAACTCACCCGGCTCGACCGTGCGGCGCAGCCTCGGCGCGACGTCCGGTCATGTCGTGACGGTGACCGCGGCGCCCGTCGCCGCGGACGCCGCCGCGCGGCCGGGTCCGCTCCTCAACGCAGGGGGTGCAACCCAGTGA
- the nuoF gene encoding NADH-quinone oxidoreductase subunit NuoF, which translates to MTTPRPETLAKLTPVLTKRWLSPDAWRLGTYEKLDGYAALRKALKAHPDDLIQLIKDSGLRGRGGAGFPTGLKWGFIPQGDGKPHYLVVNADEGEPGTCKDLPLMTHDPHSLVEGVIIASYAIRANRAYIYIRGEAVHAARRLRSAVAEAYAKGYLGRNILGSKFDLELVVHSGAGAYICGEETALLDSLEGFRGQPRLRPPFPATHGLYASPTVVNNVGTIASVPYIVLGGVDWWKTMGTEKSSGPMIYSLSGRIAEPGQYEASMGITLRELIELAGGMKPGHELKFWTPGGSSTPLLTAEHLDVPLDFEGVAAAGSILGTTATQIFSDQDCPVYATYRWLEFYHHESCGKCTPCREGNYWMVRVYRRILAGQGTHEDLDTLLDTCDNILGRSFCGLGDGATSSVTSSLKYFKQDYLDYIEGRTAPKLSDKQLVGAH; encoded by the coding sequence GTGACCACGCCTCGGCCGGAGACGCTGGCCAAGCTCACGCCGGTGCTCACGAAGCGCTGGCTGTCGCCGGACGCCTGGCGGCTCGGCACCTACGAGAAGCTGGACGGCTACGCCGCCCTGCGCAAGGCGCTCAAGGCGCACCCGGACGACCTGATCCAGCTGATCAAGGACTCGGGGCTACGCGGCCGGGGCGGCGCGGGCTTCCCGACCGGTCTCAAGTGGGGCTTCATCCCGCAGGGCGACGGGAAACCGCACTACCTGGTGGTGAACGCCGACGAGGGTGAGCCGGGCACCTGCAAGGACCTGCCGCTGATGACCCACGACCCGCACTCGCTCGTCGAGGGCGTTATCATCGCCTCGTACGCGATCCGGGCCAACCGGGCGTACATCTACATCCGCGGCGAGGCCGTGCACGCGGCCCGCCGGCTGCGCAGCGCGGTCGCCGAGGCGTACGCCAAGGGTTACCTCGGCCGCAACATCCTCGGCTCGAAGTTCGACCTGGAGCTGGTGGTGCACTCCGGCGCCGGGGCGTACATCTGCGGCGAGGAGACCGCGCTGCTGGACTCGCTTGAGGGCTTCCGGGGGCAGCCCCGGTTGCGCCCGCCGTTCCCGGCGACCCACGGCCTGTACGCCAGCCCGACGGTGGTGAACAACGTCGGCACCATCGCCAGCGTGCCGTACATCGTGCTCGGTGGCGTCGACTGGTGGAAGACCATGGGCACGGAGAAGTCGTCCGGTCCGATGATCTACTCGCTCTCCGGCCGGATCGCCGAGCCGGGGCAGTACGAGGCGTCGATGGGCATCACGCTGCGCGAGCTGATCGAGCTGGCCGGCGGGATGAAGCCCGGGCACGAGCTGAAGTTCTGGACCCCGGGCGGTTCCTCGACGCCGCTGCTCACCGCCGAGCACCTGGACGTGCCGCTGGACTTCGAGGGGGTGGCGGCGGCCGGCTCGATCCTGGGCACCACGGCCACCCAGATCTTCTCCGACCAGGACTGCCCGGTGTACGCGACCTACCGGTGGCTGGAGTTCTATCACCACGAGTCGTGCGGCAAGTGCACCCCGTGCCGGGAGGGCAACTACTGGATGGTCCGGGTCTACCGGCGCATCCTGGCCGGCCAGGGCACCCACGAGGACCTGGACACCCTGCTCGACACCTGCGACAACATCCTCGGCCGCTCGTTCTGCGGCCTGGGTGACGGTGCGACCAGCTCGGTGACCTCGTCGCTGAAGTACTTCAAGCAGGACTACCTCGACTACATCGAGGGACGTACCGCGCCGAAGCTGTCGGACAAGCAGCTGGTGGGAGCCCACTGA